A single window of Asticcacaulis sp. AND118 DNA harbors:
- a CDS encoding phosphatidylinositol-specific phospholipase C1-like protein, with amino-acid sequence MPGVLPAQSLEPSAPAGLHMNDIQTVGTHNSYNIAIPASELALIRARHGAGADALDYGHLPLAQQLDLGMRQLEIDLLYDPEGGRYAHPRLPQISGEPYDATGMDKPGYKVLHMPDADVRSHCRTFVQCLTQIRDWSDAHPHHVPILIMMNAKDGQPSLEGGVKPFDYDARAFDALDSEIRSVFGPERLIEPDDVRGTHKTLREGARAGGWPTLEAARGKVFFALDEGPAKVAVYMRGHASLEGLPVFVNSVSEDAAHAAYFTLNDPVGQFARITAVVKSGFIVRTRADAETREARTNDRTRFEKALESGAQYISTDYPTPRREWSSYSVHLPETVAARANPVRIPKADK; translated from the coding sequence ATGCCCGGCGTCTTGCCGGCACAATCTCTTGAGCCCTCGGCGCCCGCCGGGCTGCACATGAACGACATCCAGACGGTCGGCACGCACAACAGCTACAACATCGCCATTCCGGCGTCCGAACTGGCCCTGATCCGCGCCCGCCATGGCGCGGGCGCCGATGCGCTCGACTACGGCCACCTGCCGCTGGCGCAGCAGCTTGATCTCGGCATGCGCCAGTTGGAGATCGACCTCCTTTACGACCCCGAAGGCGGCCGTTACGCCCATCCGCGCCTGCCGCAGATCAGCGGCGAGCCCTACGACGCCACCGGCATGGACAAGCCGGGCTATAAGGTGCTGCACATGCCCGACGCCGACGTGCGCAGCCATTGCCGCACCTTCGTGCAGTGCCTGACGCAGATTCGCGACTGGTCCGACGCCCATCCGCACCACGTGCCGATCCTGATCATGATGAACGCCAAGGACGGTCAGCCCAGCCTCGAAGGCGGCGTCAAGCCGTTCGACTACGACGCCAGGGCCTTCGACGCGCTGGATAGCGAAATCCGCTCGGTTTTTGGTCCTGAGCGCCTTATCGAGCCAGACGACGTGCGCGGCACGCACAAAACCCTGCGCGAAGGCGCACGGGCCGGCGGCTGGCCCACGCTCGAAGCCGCGCGCGGCAAGGTCTTTTTCGCGCTCGACGAAGGCCCCGCCAAGGTGGCGGTCTATATGCGCGGCCACGCCTCGCTGGAGGGCCTGCCCGTCTTCGTCAATTCGGTCTCCGAAGACGCCGCCCACGCCGCCTATTTCACCCTCAATGATCCGGTTGGACAGTTCGCACGTATAACAGCCGTCGTAAAATCTGGCTTCATCGTGCGCACCCGCGCCGACGCCGAAACCAGAGAAGCGCGCACCAACGACCGCACGCGCTTCGAAAAGGCCCTTGAGTCCGGTGCTCAGTATATCTCTACCGACTACCCCACGCCACGCCGCGAATGGAGTTCCTATAGCGTACACCTGCCGGAAACCGTCGCCGCCCGCGCCAATCCGGTGCGCATCCCTAAGGCGGACAAGTGA
- a CDS encoding TonB-dependent receptor, with amino-acid sequence MKKQVLCTTAIVVATAMSPFVAAAQDATQNTAASTQAATGEDGIETIVVTGTYRKSLERAVDIKRKTIGFSDSIVATDVADFPEQNLAEALQRVPGVTIERNKGLGTRVSVRGLPSEFTHVSINELATASGSGGRDVEFDIFASEILQQVTVHKSPTAADEEGGIAGSVDITTARPFDFKGSKFVLSVEQAHNSISEEIDPRMSFLASKTWGDWGALVSFSKTQRTNRTDSNSGINFRPAFRFLEAGGTREATARATLLRDVGLNLSDADMDNRDVTGRIIFQDKVGDRVYLNDQDKWGATAAIQYRPSSNFNLAFDAMIGSYDSTEDEYDIAAYSASSRSTFETVHAYDKQTLSQYGMTVLRDVSYTATQHEFLSKETIRETDYAQFGGELNWRGTDWHLKAIAGYSGAEKTTDYANLKHVAYAPSRTRWTATGGETIKSANPASIDMYNSPSKYLFEAYETTLEKVTDDKYAAQVDYTRRFALSAFPALQSVSVGVRYTDKSKERQYGSRNIQGPSAGSTAWLNTRTLADSELQWIGDIVPGGGYTVRDLNWQQVSNEYARKTFRYAGFVTPYDVSQYYEVAEQVTSAYAMADFAFDIGPVPVVINTGARYVDTTVTSAGYHQIQNPNGTTGYTAAPVSMEGTYQKWLPSFNATAELMDDLILRAAASETLMRPALTDLAYKRTASFNSFRFTDGNPNLKPTYAKQWEVGLEKYLPQGGLVSASYFWKEIEGVVRQALTGTVPNVTKYNANGTIDGVYTFDVYQPINAEGSYEVSGVELVAVVPFGLIHPRLEGFGINANYTMLDNSLTGTSILKIPTPPIGLAESTYNFTAYYENDRFDARVSYNYKDEYVEGIGYEMYPIWRDGYGQVDFSVSYNISDKAQLSLKGINMTDEATTGYTMDPSFPTTYELSGRRVSLGLRVEF; translated from the coding sequence ATGAAGAAGCAAGTTCTCTGCACGACGGCGATCGTCGTCGCCACGGCCATGTCGCCGTTCGTCGCGGCGGCTCAGGACGCCACTCAGAACACCGCCGCATCGACGCAGGCCGCGACCGGCGAAGACGGCATCGAAACCATCGTCGTCACCGGCACCTACCGCAAGAGCCTTGAGCGCGCCGTCGACATCAAGCGCAAGACGATCGGCTTCTCGGACTCCATCGTCGCCACCGACGTCGCCGACTTCCCGGAACAGAACCTCGCCGAAGCGCTGCAGCGCGTACCGGGCGTCACCATCGAGCGCAACAAGGGTCTTGGCACCCGCGTGAGCGTGCGTGGCCTGCCATCCGAATTCACCCATGTTTCGATCAATGAGCTGGCCACCGCTTCGGGCAGTGGCGGCCGTGATGTCGAGTTCGACATCTTCGCCTCGGAAATCCTGCAACAGGTCACGGTGCACAAGTCGCCGACAGCGGCTGACGAAGAAGGCGGTATCGCCGGTTCAGTGGATATCACCACGGCGCGCCCGTTCGACTTTAAAGGCAGCAAGTTCGTTCTGTCGGTCGAGCAGGCCCACAATTCGATCTCCGAAGAGATCGACCCGCGCATGTCCTTCCTCGCGAGCAAGACCTGGGGCGACTGGGGCGCGCTGGTCTCCTTCTCGAAGACCCAGCGCACCAACCGCACCGACTCCAACTCGGGCATCAATTTCCGCCCGGCCTTCCGCTTCCTCGAAGCCGGCGGCACGCGTGAAGCCACGGCCCGCGCCACCCTGCTGCGCGACGTCGGTCTTAACCTGTCGGACGCCGACATGGACAACCGCGACGTGACCGGCCGCATCATCTTCCAGGACAAGGTCGGCGACCGCGTCTATCTTAATGATCAGGACAAGTGGGGCGCGACCGCCGCGATCCAGTACCGCCCGTCATCGAACTTCAACCTCGCTTTTGACGCCATGATCGGCAGCTACGACTCGACCGAGGACGAGTACGATATCGCCGCCTATTCGGCCTCCAGCCGTTCGACCTTCGAGACCGTCCACGCCTATGATAAGCAGACCCTGTCGCAATACGGCATGACCGTCCTGCGCGATGTTTCCTATACGGCGACCCAACATGAGTTCCTGAGCAAGGAAACCATCCGTGAAACCGACTATGCCCAGTTCGGCGGTGAGTTGAACTGGCGCGGCACCGACTGGCACCTGAAGGCCATCGCTGGCTATTCAGGCGCGGAAAAGACCACCGACTACGCCAATCTGAAGCACGTCGCCTATGCCCCGTCGCGTACCCGTTGGACGGCGACCGGCGGCGAAACGATCAAAAGCGCCAATCCGGCCTCGATCGACATGTATAATTCGCCGTCCAAATACCTGTTTGAGGCCTATGAAACCACGCTCGAAAAAGTCACGGACGACAAGTACGCAGCTCAGGTCGATTATACCCGTCGCTTCGCCCTGTCGGCCTTCCCGGCCCTGCAAAGCGTCTCGGTTGGCGTGCGCTATACCGACAAGTCGAAAGAGCGTCAGTATGGCTCGCGTAACATTCAGGGCCCCTCTGCCGGCAGCACGGCGTGGCTGAACACCCGCACCCTGGCGGACAGCGAACTGCAATGGATCGGCGACATCGTGCCGGGCGGCGGATACACGGTACGCGACCTGAACTGGCAGCAGGTGTCGAATGAGTACGCCCGCAAGACCTTCCGCTATGCCGGCTTCGTCACGCCTTACGACGTCTCGCAGTATTACGAAGTGGCCGAGCAGGTCACCAGCGCCTACGCCATGGCCGACTTCGCCTTCGACATCGGCCCGGTGCCGGTCGTAATCAACACCGGCGCGCGCTATGTCGATACCACGGTCACCTCGGCGGGCTACCATCAGATCCAGAACCCCAATGGTACGACCGGTTACACCGCCGCCCCCGTGTCGATGGAAGGCACCTATCAGAAGTGGCTGCCGAGCTTCAACGCCACGGCCGAGTTGATGGACGACCTGATCCTGCGCGCGGCCGCCTCGGAAACCCTGATGCGTCCGGCCCTGACCGACCTCGCCTACAAGCGCACGGCCAGCTTCAACTCGTTCCGCTTCACCGACGGCAACCCGAATCTGAAGCCGACCTACGCCAAGCAGTGGGAAGTTGGTCTTGAAAAATACCTGCCGCAAGGCGGTCTGGTCTCGGCCTCCTACTTCTGGAAGGAGATCGAGGGCGTAGTGCGTCAGGCCCTGACCGGCACGGTGCCGAACGTGACGAAGTACAATGCCAACGGCACGATCGATGGCGTCTATACCTTCGACGTCTATCAGCCGATTAACGCCGAAGGATCCTATGAGGTTTCGGGTGTTGAACTGGTCGCCGTTGTGCCGTTCGGTCTGATCCACCCGCGCCTCGAAGGCTTCGGTATCAATGCCAACTACACCATGCTCGATAACTCGCTGACCGGCACGTCGATCCTGAAAATCCCGACCCCGCCGATCGGCCTGGCCGAAAGCACCTATAACTTCACCGCCTATTACGAAAATGATCGCTTCGATGCGCGCGTCTCTTATAACTACAAGGACGAGTATGTCGAAGGGATCGGTTACGAAATGTACCCGATCTGGCGCGACGGCTACGGTCAGGTCGATTTCTCGGTGTCGTACAACATCAGCGACAAGGCCCAGCTCAGCCTGAAGGGCATCAACATGACGGACGAAGCCACCACCGGCTACACCATGGACCCGTCCTTCCCGACGACCTACGAACTGTCGGGCCGCCGCGTCAGCCTGGGCCTGCGCGTCGAGTTCTGA
- a CDS encoding NADPH-dependent FMN reductase gives MPKIAVLVGSLRRESLNRQYAHAIEKIAAGRLDFRYVDMDLPLYNEDLWVSPPDKVVQLKAAIADADGVLIVTPEYNRSVPAVTKNAIDWASRPYGQNAWKGKPVAVTGASPGRQGTAVSQSQLRSTLVILETVVMGGPEVYMTFTKDLLDAGGAFASPDTAKFIDGFVESFARWVQLTGGRS, from the coding sequence ATGCCCAAAATCGCGGTTCTGGTCGGTAGTCTGAGGCGGGAGTCGCTCAACAGGCAGTACGCCCACGCCATCGAAAAGATCGCGGCGGGGCGGCTTGACTTCCGCTATGTCGATATGGACCTGCCGCTCTATAATGAAGACCTGTGGGTCTCGCCGCCGGACAAGGTTGTGCAACTCAAGGCGGCGATTGCCGACGCCGACGGCGTGCTGATTGTGACACCGGAATATAACCGCTCGGTGCCGGCTGTGACCAAGAACGCCATCGACTGGGCCTCGCGTCCCTATGGCCAGAATGCGTGGAAGGGCAAGCCTGTGGCTGTTACCGGCGCGTCGCCGGGGCGGCAGGGCACGGCAGTGTCGCAGTCGCAACTGCGCAGCACTCTGGTTATTCTCGAAACGGTGGTCATGGGCGGGCCGGAGGTGTACATGACCTTCACCAAGGACCTGCTGGACGCCGGCGGGGCTTTCGCCAGTCCGGATACGGCGAAATTCATCGACGGCTTCGTCGAGAGCTTCGCGCGCTGGGTGCAACTGACCGGCGGCAGGTCGTGA
- a CDS encoding SelT/SelW/SelH family protein has protein sequence MTGPRVSILYCTQCNWLLRAAWMAQELLSTFGADLGEVALIPGAGGRFEIHTDGVLIWERVREGGFPDAKVLKQRVRDVIAPDRDLGHSDRK, from the coding sequence ATGACGGGACCGCGCGTATCGATCCTCTACTGCACCCAGTGCAACTGGCTTCTGCGTGCGGCGTGGATGGCGCAGGAACTGCTGTCGACCTTCGGGGCCGATCTGGGCGAGGTGGCGCTGATCCCCGGCGCGGGCGGGCGCTTCGAGATTCACACCGATGGCGTGCTGATCTGGGAGCGGGTCCGGGAGGGTGGCTTCCCCGACGCCAAGGTATTGAAACAGCGCGTGCGGGACGTCATCGCACCGGACCGCGATCTGGGCCATTCGGACCGCAAATAG
- a CDS encoding fasciclin domain-containing protein → MTKRNLLHKLTIALMATSLTLPAAALAHDHGAKPTTTIVETAAGNPNFSTLVTAVKAADLAGTLSGPGPFTVFAPTNAAFDALPQGTVATLVKPENKAQLTKILTYHVVAGKVKAADLIAAINAHNGKYTITTVSGDTLTASLSGGKVLLTDEAGGVATVTTTDLYQKNGVIHVIDKVVMPK, encoded by the coding sequence ATGACCAAGCGCAATCTATTGCATAAGCTGACGATCGCCCTGATGGCCACCAGCCTGACCCTCCCGGCGGCAGCGCTCGCCCACGATCACGGCGCCAAGCCCACCACGACCATCGTCGAAACGGCCGCCGGCAATCCGAACTTCAGCACTCTGGTTACAGCCGTGAAGGCGGCGGACCTTGCGGGCACCCTCTCCGGCCCCGGTCCCTTCACCGTCTTCGCGCCGACCAATGCGGCCTTCGACGCCTTGCCCCAAGGCACGGTGGCCACGCTGGTCAAGCCGGAAAACAAGGCGCAGTTGACCAAGATCCTGACCTACCACGTCGTCGCCGGTAAGGTGAAGGCCGCCGATCTGATCGCCGCCATTAATGCCCATAACGGCAAGTACACCATCACCACGGTCAGCGGCGACACGTTGACGGCTTCGCTGTCCGGCGGCAAGGTCCTGCTGACCGACGAAGCGGGCGGGGTCGCCACCGTGACCACCACCGATCTCTATCAAAAGAATGGCGTCATCCACGTCATCGACAAGGTGGTTATGCCTAAATAA
- a CDS encoding thiol-disulfide oxidoreductase DCC family protein — translation MTQTPDKSDTPSPEIAACGTVCRDGLTVYFDGSCALCSTEIRYYSARAGDTLRFVDVAGSEAAPGDDLPREAALRRLHVRQPDGTLESGARAFIAIWSQVPGWRWLARLARLPGVAWLLERAYGAFLPLRPALSRIARCLGARPMRQP, via the coding sequence ATGACACAGACGCCTGACAAATCCGATACGCCCAGCCCCGAAATCGCCGCCTGCGGTACGGTCTGCCGTGACGGCCTGACCGTCTATTTCGATGGATCGTGCGCCCTCTGTTCGACGGAAATCCGCTACTATTCGGCTCGGGCCGGTGACACCCTGCGCTTTGTCGATGTGGCCGGCTCCGAAGCCGCACCCGGCGACGACCTGCCACGCGAGGCCGCCCTGCGTCGCCTGCATGTGCGCCAGCCGGACGGCACGCTGGAGTCCGGGGCCCGCGCCTTTATCGCCATCTGGTCGCAGGTGCCGGGCTGGCGCTGGCTGGCGCGACTGGCCCGCCTGCCCGGCGTGGCGTGGCTGCTGGAGCGCGCCTATGGCGCCTTCCTGCCCCTGCGCCCGGCCCTGTCGCGTATCGCCCGCTGTCTCGGTGCGCGGCCCATGCGTCAGCCTTAG
- a CDS encoding phosphoesterase: MRLTCLAFTALTALSGPVLAEESRKGEARTWQAGDHHVHSRFSGKRAEDGAYVLGKDGIYTLPENARRAQQYGLSWVVLIDHGGEGLSKLRYEQAYPELLEAREAVPDLIQFFGMELDTPGGDHSSLIMAIDPKEAETLRHLEQSYNAHEAKDPARDDPARMIAALKEMDGLNPKPLVIANHPSRGAKTPDGYGRHTPQSLRQWMDTAPDVAVGMEGAPGHQGTSLKANATPETLRKRGYYEQSPTFGGFDAMTAKVGGVWDALLGEGRHFIVTATSDSHRNVADGGEDFWPGQYAKTYVKARKDPADILAGLRAGRVFIATGDLVSELDMDVGGAHIGETAKFKKRQTVTVSVRLRDPAGPNANGDRPDLRRVDLIMGEITGKAAERNETTKVVKTFTPADWHRDGEIVTLKWAFTATTDAYLRLRGTSTDEAEPLPDPLGENPWPDLWVYSSPVYIKVR, encoded by the coding sequence ATGCGTCTGACCTGCCTTGCCTTCACCGCGCTTACAGCCCTTTCCGGCCCGGTGCTCGCTGAAGAGTCACGCAAAGGCGAAGCCAGGACTTGGCAGGCCGGCGATCACCATGTCCACAGCCGCTTTTCCGGCAAGCGCGCCGAAGACGGCGCCTACGTGCTGGGCAAGGACGGCATCTACACCCTTCCCGAAAACGCCCGCCGCGCGCAACAGTACGGCCTGAGTTGGGTCGTGCTGATCGACCACGGCGGCGAAGGGCTGTCGAAGCTGCGCTACGAACAGGCCTATCCTGAGCTATTGGAAGCGCGCGAGGCCGTGCCCGATCTGATCCAGTTCTTCGGCATGGAACTCGATACGCCCGGCGGCGATCATTCCAGCCTGATCATGGCCATCGACCCGAAAGAGGCCGAGACCCTGCGCCATCTGGAGCAGAGCTACAACGCCCACGAAGCCAAAGACCCCGCCCGCGACGATCCGGCGCGCATGATCGCGGCGCTGAAGGAAATGGACGGGCTGAACCCCAAACCCCTCGTCATCGCCAACCACCCCTCGCGCGGCGCGAAGACGCCGGACGGTTATGGCCGCCACACGCCGCAATCCCTGCGCCAGTGGATGGACACCGCCCCCGACGTCGCCGTCGGCATGGAGGGCGCGCCGGGCCATCAGGGCACCAGCCTCAAAGCCAACGCCACGCCGGAAACCCTGCGCAAGCGCGGCTATTACGAGCAGTCCCCGACCTTCGGCGGCTTCGACGCCATGACAGCGAAGGTCGGCGGCGTGTGGGATGCGCTGTTGGGCGAAGGCCGCCATTTCATCGTCACCGCCACCTCGGACTCGCACCGCAATGTCGCCGATGGCGGCGAGGATTTCTGGCCCGGCCAGTACGCCAAGACCTACGTCAAGGCGCGCAAAGACCCGGCGGACATACTGGCGGGCTTACGCGCCGGTCGCGTCTTCATCGCCACTGGCGATCTGGTCAGCGAACTGGATATGGATGTGGGTGGCGCCCATATCGGCGAAACCGCCAAGTTCAAAAAACGTCAGACCGTCACCGTTTCCGTGCGTCTGCGCGACCCGGCCGGCCCGAACGCCAATGGAGACCGTCCAGACCTCAGGCGCGTCGACCTCATCATGGGCGAAATCACCGGCAAGGCGGCGGAGCGCAACGAAACGACGAAGGTGGTCAAAACCTTCACCCCCGCCGATTGGCACCGCGACGGTGAGATCGTGACGTTGAAATGGGCCTTCACCGCCACCACCGACGCCTATCTGCGCCTGCGCGGCACCTCGACCGATGAGGCCGAGCCCCTCCCCGATCCTCTGGGCGAAAACCCGTGGCCGGATCTGTGGGTCTATAGCAGCCCGGTCTATATCAAGGTGCGCTAA
- a CDS encoding GntR family transcriptional regulator, with the protein MALVVQTLSEQIFTLVRDRIISGSLPVDMAIRQDALAAELGVSKIPLREALVRLEQEGLLTSQANRGFFVRPMTVSEVEEVYALRLKIEPEAVAQAAALATPADHKAAREALEALDRAAAEDHKSEVGRFNRAFHLSLVRPLGRQVTLQIIERLNIIAERYVSKHLEPAGRDDRAHQEHSTLLNLWMQGKGEEASALMHDHIAETLYDLRKEFENEKPA; encoded by the coding sequence ATGGCGCTGGTCGTCCAAACCCTCTCCGAGCAAATCTTCACTCTGGTCCGCGATCGGATCATCTCCGGCTCCCTGCCCGTGGATATGGCCATCCGTCAGGATGCGCTGGCCGCCGAACTCGGCGTCAGCAAGATTCCTCTGCGCGAAGCGCTGGTCCGGCTGGAGCAGGAAGGTCTCCTGACCTCTCAGGCCAATCGCGGCTTCTTCGTCCGCCCGATGACCGTCTCGGAAGTCGAGGAAGTCTACGCCCTGCGCCTGAAGATCGAACCGGAAGCCGTGGCTCAGGCCGCCGCCCTGGCCACGCCTGCCGACCACAAGGCCGCACGCGAAGCGCTGGAAGCGCTGGACCGCGCCGCCGCCGAAGATCACAAGAGCGAGGTGGGCAGGTTCAACCGCGCCTTCCACCTGTCGCTCGTCCGTCCGCTGGGCCGGCAGGTGACGCTGCAGATTATCGAGCGCCTCAACATCATCGCCGAGCGCTATGTCTCCAAACACCTTGAGCCCGCCGGCCGCGACGACCGCGCGCATCAAGAACACTCGACGCTTCTGAACCTGTGGATGCAGGGCAAGGGCGAAGAGGCTTCGGCCTTGATGCACGATCACATCGCCGAAACCCTCTACGATCTGCGCAAGGAATTCGAGAACGAGAAACCTGCCTGA
- a CDS encoding 4-hydroxyproline epimerase, which produces MTRHTFSCIDGHTAGNPVRLVSGGAPLLNGATMSERRQDFLNRFDWIRTGLCFEPRGHDMMSGGFLYPPTREDTDAGILFIETSGCLPMCGHGTIGMVTFALENGLVTPRTPGKLKLEVPAGIIDIDFKTNGPKVTAVKITNVPAYLAKTGIELDVPDFGRISLDVAYGGNYYAIIEPTADGPYTGLDDLGAARLIELSRTIRKMVREVYEPVHPLDPTIRGVSHVLWADKPKNAEGETNPAHGRNAVFYGERAIDRSPCGTGTSARLAHLHATGRLAVGEAFIHQSYICSRFTGVVTKEVDLNGQKAIIPSIEGSAISTGFNTIWIDQEDQFWEGFQVV; this is translated from the coding sequence ATGACTCGCCATACCTTCTCCTGCATAGACGGCCACACCGCCGGCAATCCGGTGCGTCTGGTCTCCGGCGGCGCGCCGCTGCTGAACGGCGCGACCATGTCCGAACGCCGACAGGACTTCCTCAACCGCTTCGACTGGATCCGAACCGGCCTGTGCTTCGAACCGCGCGGCCACGACATGATGTCGGGCGGCTTCCTCTATCCGCCGACGCGCGAAGACACCGATGCCGGCATCCTGTTCATCGAAACCTCCGGCTGCCTGCCCATGTGCGGCCACGGCACCATCGGCATGGTGACGTTTGCGCTGGAAAACGGTCTGGTCACGCCGCGCACGCCGGGCAAGCTCAAACTCGAAGTGCCTGCCGGCATTATCGACATCGACTTCAAGACCAATGGCCCCAAGGTCACGGCGGTGAAGATCACCAATGTCCCGGCCTATCTGGCCAAGACCGGCATCGAGCTGGACGTGCCGGACTTCGGCCGCATCTCGCTCGACGTCGCCTATGGCGGCAACTACTACGCCATCATCGAGCCCACCGCCGACGGCCCCTATACCGGGCTCGACGATCTGGGCGCGGCGCGCCTCATCGAACTGAGCCGCACTATCCGTAAAATGGTCCGCGAAGTCTATGAGCCCGTCCACCCGCTCGATCCGACCATCCGCGGCGTCAGCCATGTCCTGTGGGCCGACAAGCCGAAGAACGCGGAAGGTGAGACCAACCCCGCCCACGGCCGCAACGCCGTCTTCTACGGCGAGCGCGCCATCGACCGCTCGCCCTGCGGCACCGGCACCTCGGCGCGTCTGGCGCACCTGCACGCCACCGGCCGCCTCGCTGTGGGCGAAGCCTTCATCCACCAGAGCTATATCTGCAGCCGCTTCACCGGCGTGGTGACCAAGGAAGTCGATCTCAACGGTCAGAAGGCGATCATCCCCTCGATCGAAGGTTCGGCCATTTCGACCGGCTTCAACACCATCTGGATCGATCAGGAGGATCAGTTCTGGGAAGGTTTTCAGGTCGTCTGA
- a CDS encoding dihydrodipicolinate synthase family protein, with protein sequence MKVDWRGVFPAVTTQFKEDLSIDVPESQRVIDDLIKDGVTGIIALGTCGENNSLEPDEKRTLLSAIVEVVNGRVPVVVGTSELTTPRAVAFARDAEKIGATGLMLLPAMVYVPKTNELVEHFTQVAHATGLPIMLYNNPTAYRVNIGNDALEALRPVKNIVAIKESAADTRRFTDVYNAFGDRYSIFAGLDDVAYEGLLLGAQGWVSGLTSAFPHESVMLVKALEAGDTKTALEIYRWFLPLLHLDADHDLVQSIKLAEQIMGRGSERVRMPRLPLIGERRAQVTKMVEDAAASRPSLSINKAA encoded by the coding sequence ATGAAAGTCGATTGGCGCGGCGTGTTTCCGGCAGTCACCACGCAATTTAAAGAAGACCTATCCATCGACGTGCCGGAAAGCCAGCGCGTAATCGATGACCTCATCAAGGACGGGGTCACCGGCATCATTGCTCTGGGCACCTGCGGCGAGAACAACTCGCTTGAGCCCGACGAAAAGCGCACCCTGCTGTCGGCCATCGTCGAAGTCGTCAACGGCCGTGTGCCGGTCGTCGTCGGCACTTCGGAACTGACCACCCCGCGCGCCGTTGCCTTTGCCAGGGACGCTGAAAAGATCGGCGCCACCGGCCTGATGCTGCTGCCGGCCATGGTTTACGTCCCGAAGACCAACGAACTGGTCGAGCACTTCACGCAGGTCGCCCATGCGACCGGCCTGCCGATCATGCTGTACAACAACCCGACCGCCTACCGCGTCAATATCGGCAACGATGCGCTCGAAGCGCTGCGCCCGGTGAAGAATATCGTGGCGATCAAGGAGTCGGCCGCCGACACCCGCCGCTTCACCGACGTCTACAACGCCTTCGGCGACCGCTATTCGATCTTCGCCGGCCTCGACGATGTGGCCTACGAAGGCCTGCTGCTGGGCGCCCAGGGCTGGGTTTCGGGCCTGACTTCGGCCTTCCCGCATGAATCCGTCATGCTGGTGAAGGCTCTGGAGGCCGGCGACACCAAGACGGCTCTCGAAATCTACCGCTGGTTCCTGCCGCTGCTGCACCTCGACGCCGATCACGATCTGGTCCAGTCGATCAAGCTGGCCGAGCAGATCATGGGTCGCGGTTCGGAACGCGTCCGTATGCCGCGCCTGCCCCTGATCGGCGAGCGTCGCGCTCAGGTCACGAAGATGGTCGAAGACGCCGCCGCTTCGCGTCCGTCTCTGTCGATCAACAAGGCTGCCTAA